ATAGGCGCGTACAACCAAAAGACAGATCTGTCATGCTCCGAATCGAGAATGATTGAATCCATACTGATCTTTATTATCCATATTGATCTTTATTATCCATACTGATCGAATCCatgtggatctttatgtaattatggttgttgaatattttcaagaaatactaGGATagaaaatatgacagaatttattagtacgatttgaatttatttcagttctaaatacaaaggctactaccacggaaaatcagattttattttattcgagttTACACAGCAGACTACTTATCAGTAAATGTCATGCACATTCATTTTCAAGTATTTGTAgcgattataacattatttcaaATTATCTTTATCGATTTCTCGAAAGTGATTATCAGTGATTATCAGTGATTATCAGTGATTATGTATCGAGTTTGAACGTTTCTTTCTAGACTGAGTCTACTCTATATAGTATATAGGCTGTGGAAAGTGTAATTTAAGGTCAGAACTTGATGTGTTTAGGAACGCGAGATCAAATTAAAAGGTAGAACCGTAGTTAGCAACGAACGAACTGATCAGGGAGGGAGATGCCTGCAACGGGGAAGAACGGTTAGAGGGAGTCGCGACGCAGAAGGCCGCGGGAGAAGCAGTGTGAGCTCGTTGCAAAATGGCCACGTCCGACTCCAAAGCGCCTCTGCGAACCGTAAAAAGGGTCCAATTTGGCATTCTTTCTCCCGATGAAATAGTAAGTTCGTTATTTGTAAACGAGTGAACACGTATGGCATAATTTTTATCACGGTTTACGACACTATTTCATCATGAGTCGACATTTTATGATACCTTATCGTGCGGGAATGCATAAGATGTTACAAACAGACGCGCGTGTTCTTTTGATGGGTACTCTTATTAGTGTTGGCCTctgatatttatgaaaaaattcaatgtTAGAAGACATCTCCAATAAAAAACCACTTATCTCACAATTATTCGTTTAATGTGAATATCGTGTATAATACATTTATTTGTGTTGAAATTTCTGATGATCGTGTAAAGAAGGTGGAACATTTGGATCTACTTACATATGTTTTTTGTATAATCCACATACAATTCTAATAATAAAAGAAGATGTTGCTGATCTACAACGACACATAGACAGTTGTATTTCTTTACTTCTATCAATGTCCTATTATTCCCTTTTATATTACATACCCATTTCAGAATTGCTAATACTTGGAAacattcaaatatttcaaaacTGTTACTATAGTTTTACAGTGtttagttatattattattactgagcaaaaatatttattcaatgtaGTTAGACAAAAcatcaatttataatataaagttgTCTGCTGAATGTAATGCTGTGAAATGTTTTGTGTAGCGTCGGATGTCCGTCACAGATGGCGGCATTCGTTTTCCAGAAACTATGGAGGGCGGTAGGCCCAAGCTGGGTGGACTTATGGACCCGAGGCAAGGTGTTATTGATAGGAACTCACGGTGTCAGACATGTGCCGGTAACATGACAGAATGTCCTGGGCATTTCGGTCACATCGATTTGGCCAAACCGGTCTTTCACGTTggttttataacaaaaacaatCAAAATATTGAGATGTGTTTGTTTTTATTGCTCGAAATTGCTTGTCAGTCCAGTAAGTATCAATTCTAAATACATCTCTCGATCTTAGGTTTCTTTATTGTAACGCTATTTTTCTCAACACAGCATAATCCAAAGATCAAAGAAATTGTCATGAAAACAAAGGGTCAACCGCGTAAAAGACTTACATTCGTTTACGATCTATGTAAGAGTAAGAATATCTGCGAGGGTGGCGACGAAATGGATATCAACAAAGAAAATCCAGAGCAGCAACCTGCGGAAAGAAAACCAGGTCACGGAGGTTGTGGTAGATACCAGCCAAATCTGAGAAGATCAGGCTTAGATGTTACAGCAGAATGGAAACACGTAAATGAAGATTCTCAAGAAAAGAAAATTGCGCTCACAGCGGAAAGAGCGTGGGAGATATTGAAGCACATTACAGACGAAGAGTCATTTATTCTTGGTATGGATCCGAAGTTTGCTAGACCGGATTGGATGGTGGTAACAGTTTTACCAGTTCCACCTTTGTCGGTGAGACCAGCAGTTATTATGTACGGCTCGGCGAAGAATCAAGACGATTTAACACATAAGCTAGCGGATATTATAAAGGCAAACAATGAATTAATCAGGAACGAGCAAGCCGGAGCAGCAGCGCACGTTATATCCGAAAATATAAAGATGTTACAATTTCATGTAGCGACGCTAGTCGACAACGATATGCCTGGGATGCCTAGGGCAATGCAGAAATCAGGGAAACCGTTGAAGGCAATTAAGTCTAGACTGAAAGGGAAGGAAGGTAGAATTCGAGGAAACTTGATGGGTAAACGTGTCGACTTCTCGGCGCGTACCGTCATCACACCGGACCCTAACTTGCGGATCGACCAAGTCGGTGTGCCGCGAAGTATCGCGCAGAACTTAACATTCCCAGAGATCGTAACGCCTTTCAATATCGATAAAATGCAGGAACTGGTTCGACGTGGTAACTCCCAGTATCCAGGAGCGAAGTATATCGTCAGAGATAACGGCGAGAGGATAGATCTACGATTTCATCCGAAACCGTCCGATCTGCATTTACAGTGCGGCTACAGAGTAGAGCGTCACATTCGCGACGGCGACTTGGTGATCTTTAATCGTCAGCCGACGCTACATAAAATGAGTATGATGGGGCACAGAGTAAAAGTTTTGCCTTGGAGTACATTCCGTATGAACCTTAGTTGTACGTCACCCTACAACGCTGATTTTGACGGAGACGAGATGAATTTGCACGTACCACAGTCGATGGAGACTCGTGCGGAAGTGGAAAACATTCATGTGACCCCTCGACAAATAATTACACCGCAGGCCAACAAGCCGGTCATGGGTATTGTGCAGGATACTCTCACGGCTGTaaggaaaatgacgaaaagagaCGTGTTCATAGAGAAAGAGCAAATGATGAACATTCTTATGTTCTTGCCGAGTTGGGACGGCAAAATGCCACAGCCCTGTATATTGAAACCGAAACCATTGTGGACTGGCAAGCAAATTTTCTCGTTGATCATACCGGGTAATGTGAACATGATCAGAACTCACAGCACACATCCGGATGAGGAAGATGATGGTCCGTACAAATGGATTTCTCCCGGTGACACCAAAGTCATGGTAGAGCACGGAGAGCTTGTCATGGGTATTCTTTGTAAAAAGACTCTGGGTACATCTGCCGGGTCTCTACTTCACATTTGTATGTTGGAGCTGGGTCACGAAGTTTGCGGACGGTTCTACGGAAACATTCagactgtgattaataattggTTGTTGCTGGAAGGTCACTCTATCGGTATCGGAGACACTATTGCCGATCCCCAGACCTATCTCGAGATCCAGAAAGCGATCAAGAAAGCCAAAGAGGATGTCATAGAGGTGATTCAGAAAGCTCACAACATGGAGCTGGAGCCGTCTCCTGGTAATACTTTGAGGCAGACTTTCGAGAATCAAGTAAACAGGATTTTGAACGACGCTCGTGACAAAACTGGTGGTTCTGCGAAGAAATCCTTGACtgaatacaataatttaaaggCTATGGTGGTATCAGGTTCGAAGGGATCCAATATTAACATCTCCCAAGTTATTGCTTGCGTGGGTCAGCAAAACGTTGAAGGTAAACGAATTCCCTTTGGCTTCCGAAAGAGAACCTTGCCACATTTCATCAAGGACGATTACGGTCCCGAGTCCAGAGGATTCGTTGAGAACTCGTATCTAGCCGGTTTGACGCCgtctgaattttatttccacgcTATGGGAGGTCGAGAGGGTCTTATCGATACCGCTGTAAAGACTGCAGAAACTGGATACATTCAGCGTCGTCTGATAAAGGCTATGGAGTCTGTAATGGTGCACTACGATGGAACAGTAAGGAACTCAGTAGGACAACTGATTCAGTTGCGATACGGCGAAGACGGTTTATGCGGTGAAACTGTGGAATTCCAAAACTTACCGACTATTAAATTGAGCAATAAATCATTTGAGAAGAAGTTTAAATTCGATCCAACCAACGAACGATATTTGCGTCGTATTTTCAGTGAAGAGATAGTCAGGGAGATGATGGGATCCGGCGAAGTGATCTCTGAACTGGAAAGAGAATGGGAACAATTGAATAAAGATCGTGGTGTGCTCAGAGAGATCTTCCGTAGCGGCGAATCGAAGGTGGTACTGCCTTGTAATTTGCAAAGAATGATCTGGAACGTGCAGAAGATTTTCCACATAAACAAGCGAGCGCCCACTGATCTCAGTCCTATGAAAGTCATACAAGGTGCGTGAGCGAATATTTCTATGAGTAATATGTAGGGCTTTTATGAAAGTTGTTTTGTACTATCTTCTAGTGTTAACACGCCTTGTATTGAATGTCTTGGCAAATATCtaacttaacaaaatatatattcaaaATTCTGATTCACAGGCGTGAAGGATCTCCTAGAGAAGTGTATCATCGTGGCCGGCGACGATAGGCTCAGCAAACAAGCGAACGAAAACGCTACACTGTTGTTCCAATGTTTAGTGAGGTCTACTTTATGTACAAAATGCGTTTCAGAAGAATTCAGGCTGTCCACTGAAGCCTTCGAGTGGCTTATCGGAGAGATTGAAACGAGATTCCAGCAAGCACAGGTACACATTGGACGATACACAATTGTGTATAGGATGTTtgcaatttaaatatttatgaacAATGGTATACTGACAAAAATGTATCTTCAGGTATCACCTGGCGAGATGGTAGGTGCCTTAGCCGCTCAGTCGCTCGGTGAACCGGCTACTCAGATGACACTGAACACTTTCCACTTTGCTGGTGTGTCATCGAAAAACGTAACCCTTGGTGTACCCAGGCTAAAGGAAATTATCAACATTAGTAAGAAGCCGAAGGCTCCTTCGCTAACTGTGTTCTTGATCGGAGCTGCCGCGAGAGACGCAGAAAAAGCGAAGAACGTTCTTTGTCGTCTAGAGCACACTACACTAAGAAAAGTCACAGCAAACACAGCGATCTACTACGATCCAGATCCACAGAACACTGTGATCGCGGAAGATCAGGAATTCGTAAATGTCTACTACGAGATGCCCGATTTCGATCCGACTAAAATATCGCCGTGGTTGCTTCGTATCGAATTGGATCGAAAGAGAATGACTGATAAGAAATTAACTATGGAGCAAATAGCGGAGAAAATTAACGCTGGCTTTGGCGATGACTTGAATTGTATATTCAACGACGACAATGCTGAGAAGTTGGTCTTACGAATTAGGATAATGAACAGCGACGATAAGTTCACAGGAGACACGGAGGAGGAGACTGTAGATAAAATGGAGGATGACATGTTCCTCCGGTGTATTGAAGCGAATATGCTTAGCGACATGACTTTGCAAGTATGTTTGATTCAATTTCATATAATAAAGTCTACCGGCActagtaaacctagtgttaagattGGAAGAACATAATTTGTGATTTGAATATCTCTTTTTCCAGGGTATTGAGGCGATAGGGAAAGTGTACATGCATTTACCACAAACCGATTCGAAGAAACGTATCGTAATAACTGACACCGGAGAGTTTAAAGCAATTGCGGAATGGTTATTGGAAACGGACGGAACAAGTTTGATGAAAGTATTGAGCGAAAGGGATGTGGACCCGGTTAGGACATTCAGTAACGACATTTGCGAGATATTCCAAGTGCTGGGTATAGAGGCTGTGCGAAAATCAGTGGAGAAGGAAATGAACGCTGTGTTGCAGTTCTACGGTCTTTACGTAAATTATCGTCATCTTGCTTTGCTTTGCGACGTTATGACCGCTAAGGGACACTTGATGGCTATCACTCGTCACGGAATTAATAGGCAAGACACTGGTGCTCTTATGAGGTAGGTTATGAACGAAACATGTTCTGTGATTCATTATGAAAAGTCCGAGTGTCGTAGTATTACGCATGAATTTATTCTTCTTTTTAGATGCTCTTTCGAAGAGACGGTAGACGTTTTACTAGACGCAGCGTCTCACGCAGAAGTCGATCCTATGAGAGGAGTATCAGAGAACATTATAATGGGACAACTTCCGCGTATAGGAACAGGTATtgcttttatataatatacatgtTTAGTtgctaaatttttttattgttctgAATTAATACGTTTTATTGAATTCTCCAGGATGTTTCGATTTACTGCTGGACGCTGAGAAATGTAAAGCTGGCATTGAAATACCGATGGCAGTAGGAGCTGGCGTAATGGGAACCGCTGGAATGTTCTTCGGCAGTGTTGCCACGCCGAGTATGAGTCCTCAAATGACACCTTGGATGGGCGCTACTCCAGGCTACGGTGCATCAAGCATGTCGCCTGGTACGAACATTACACTAATTGTACTAATAACTAGATTGAAAAtagcttgaaaataatacagaCAATTTATATCAAGATCCTTAATTAATATGTTCataacaaatgcaatttttagcaTTGGGAAGCGGTATGACACCCGGAGGTGCATGCTTCTCGCCATCGGGAGCGTCGGACGCATCAGGACTTTCACCAGCTTACTCTGCGTACTCACCACAACCTGGTAGTCCAGGAAGTCCAGGACCCAGTATGAGTCCGTACCCAATGTCACCTGCAGGAGGAGCATCGCCCAGTTATTCGCCTACGTCTCCAGCCTACTTACCAACATCACCGAGCATGACTCCATCGAGTCCCAATTACTCACCAACGAGTCCTACTTATTCGCCAACGAGTCCAAACTACTCGCCAACTAGTCCAAGTTATTCCCCAACGTCGCCTAGTTACTCACCGACCAGTCCAAGCTATTCGCCGACCAGTCCAAGCTACTCACCGACCAGTCCCAGCTATTCACCCACGTCACCGAGTTACTCGCCAACATCGCCGAGTTATTCACCGACGAGCCCAAGTTATTCGCCAACGAGTCCAAGTTACTCGCCGACGAGTCCCAGTTATTCGCCGACAAGCCCTAGTTATTCACCAACAAGTCCAAGCTATTCGCCAACGTCTCCTAGCTACTCGCCAACGAGTCCGAGCTACTCGCCGACGAGTCCGAGTTACTCGCCGACCAGCCCGAGCTATTCTCCTAGTTCGCCGAACTACACGCCAGCGTCTCCGTCATATTCTCCTACGAGTCCAAGCTACTCGCCAAGTTCTCCACAATATTCGCCTGCTAGCCCAAGCTATTCGCCGAGCAGTCCCAAATATTCGCCGACGAGCCCAAGTTACTCGCCCACGTCGCCTTCATTTGCTGGAACCTCACCGCAGTACACGCCAGCGAGTCCAACGTACTCGCCCACGAGTCCAACATACTCGCCGACGAGTCCGTCGTACTCGCCGAGCTCGCCGCAACACACAGCTTCCGGAAGCACACGATATTCGCCCAGCAGTCCGAACTACTCCCCAACCAGTCCAACGTACTCGCCAACGAGTCCTCAGTACTCGCCCTCGAGCACGAAGTACTCACCTACCAGCCCGACATACACGCCAACCAGTCCAAGTTACTCACCAACCAGTCCAACGTACTCACCACCGGTGCCAGGATACTCACCGACGAGTCCAACCTATTCCCCGGCGTCGCCAGCTTACGAAACAGATGATTAAGAGGTATTACGCATATCTGTACGACTGTTTATCACTGTACACTCATTATGGAGTAGATATAAGCGCGATAAACTGTAATTACCGCTGTTACGATtctaatttttctaagtccGTAAATATATATCTAGTGTATAAGCCTATATGCACAATTTATACGATTCTTGTAATTTGTCACCTATACGATTGTAGATCGAGCGAGATTTCATTTTGGTTACGCCGAGGAGAGGAGGGGATCAAGTGCTCGGGATGAGCACGGGTATAGGAATAGGAACCATGATGATGGAGAGTCATGTGTATTCTTGCAGAATACTATGGATTCAAGGGCACGTAGCaatttgaacaagtgaaatagATTTAAATGAAGAAGATtataaatgaagttgaaataatATGTACACAGAAGAAGCTCTGCGTCCTCAAGTCCAAAGTATCCTGCGAGACTTAGCATAGTCTCTTTTCTACATTTTGATAAGACACGTTCGTCGTTCATTGAgaatacttttttatttgttcaaTTACCAGGCCGATGAATGGAAGGTCTGCTCGTATCAAGTTCGTGAGAACGAACGGTAGCTACGTGTGTAAGGAGAAGATACATACTAGACAACTTTTGTGGGTCTTCCTTGCGCTCACCTTGTGTCTGCGCGAGCCGTTCGATATAATATCGAGTTACAGTTTGCGTGGATACTTTTAAACCGCAACGTGAAAACCGGTTCGAGTTCCGCGTCGATGTCAGACAGTACGAATTACTCTACGAAATGAATCGCGAGAGGCTACCCTTGCTTCTCAGAGAGGCCAATTCGAACTTGTCGCTTCTGTTTGCCACGTTATGTGTCATCGACATATTCGGCGTCTTTCCAATCATTGCGTTGCCGCGCGCGATCGTCGAATGCGGTAAGTTTTCTTTGCCTATTTTGCGTTTACCGCAACGCCCGATCACCAATACAAAACTCATTGATACTCGACGACAATGACACTTTTAAGAAAACACCGCGAGACTTTTGTGAATAAATTTAATAAGCTAGCGTAGGACCATGTTTTGTAACATGCACCACGGCATACAGCGAGTCCCATTCAtttttcggacgctctcaaaataACAATCACTTTTTAAAGTTACTGCATGTAaggtttattgcagttagaagccgaaaatcgtgaaaaactgcaatttttatgaTCTTTAAACGCTCatcgcaacgtcgaccgattttgatgaaattttcggaatgtgtttaactgatacagatctacgaattgaaaaatttgttcacAAATCGTATGGttctatttttaaaaagttatcgtcttttttaagaGTGTGCGAATATTAGTGAGAGTCACTGTACATCGTCTAACGGATTAGTTTTATAAACTatcatattaatatataaaaatatatattatatatacatacacacccacacacacacacagtcgaTTGTAAGTATAGTGTAACAttgtttcagaaaatattttatttaaattgaaacgatttatattattgaaattgtatccTGAGTGATTATTGCAAAGAAAGTTTGTGCGATGAGTGCGCGAATAatcgtgagaaagagagagagagagagagttgattatttgaagaaaataaagttggttaaattgttaaaaaatcttGTATTGTAtcaacctaattttttagtttaATCGTTGAAGATCTTTCTTACAGAGACGCGGAAAATGTAAATATTGATGCTGTGTGATTTTAGGATTGTACGGAATTCCTCTTGTTCTCGTTGTATTCGGCTTGCAAATTTATACTGCAGTTCTCCTCGGGAAATCATGGATAATTGCTACTACTCTGAATCCGCAAATTTCGCGGAAAAGTCGGTaagactattatattatttgaaaGATACCACAATTTTAGAAATACTTATTAATTATTAGTTCTTTAATATTAATCTAATTTTTTCAGGCACCCCCTTGCTGCTGTAACCGAATTGACCTTAGGTCCTCGTGCAAAAACCCTGGTCACTATAATTCTAGATCTTACTGTGTTTTGTTGTAGTATACCTAACTTATTGGTTGGTACgttcttattatattttctgctaatattataattcattATGCATATATTAATCATAAATGACTGATAAATTTCAGCTTCGCAAAATTTACAATTGTTTGGCCAGAAAATATCAGGGCAACAATTCGATCTATCTTTCTGCTATTGGCTTCTGGTTGTGGGTGTACTTTTGTGTCCAATTATGTGGCTTGGAAGTCCACGCGATATGAAGTAACTCATCCTAACAATTTCAGTAACATTTATATTACATGtgtttgaaaaaatacaattagaatTCGATGCAAAATCTTGTATGCATAAGACATGTAAATTCTGTATTTTCGCTGAGTTTTAACTACTTTCAAAATTCAAGGTACACTGTATAAATGATTTTCAGATTATTGGCAGTATTTTCATGCACTGCGGTTGTGTTGACAGCGGTATTAATATGGTCGTGTATAATTACCGACGATCGAGAACTGAACACATTACCAGTGTCTACTTCTCCTTCCTGGGATAAATTTATTTCTGGGTAAGATTACATAAAAGTGTTGATTGTATTCCCAAAATTTAATACTATCCATTCTGCATATATATTTTAGTTATGGAATGCTGGCCTTCCAGTTTGATGTGCATCCTACATTAATGACTGTGCAAGTGGATATGCGTCGTCCTCAGGACATCAACAAGGCCGTTCTAATTTCTTTTTTCGGTAAAAGTATTCATCCTTCATCTGTATATGATTTGCTCCAATTTACTTCTATATAACCAATGTTATTTATTGTAGTAAGTGGTTCACTATTTGCTGTCACAACCAGTTTAGTTGTCTGGAAATATGGTGGTATTACAGCAGCCAATGTTTTACAAGTCATTCCAGGAAATTTCACTATGAGCGCAGCCATTCTACTTGCCTCTCTGCAACTCTGCCTTTCAAGTGCTTTAGGCCACTCAGCTCTCTTCCAGGATCTGGAAGATCAGTGGAACATTCATCCaagtaagaaattgaaaatattctttatgcatttatgaagaaattagttgggtgaaatgtaaaacagtaatagtaacgaagtcattaagggatgaaatcaatttttattttattcctgcatcccacaatcaatgcagaatatttttatttcgcatagagATCCATCTAGTCAtcacaaataaaggagatatttaggtggctacattttggtggaccaccctgtattattttcaatctattaatcacattaagaaggaaaataaatttctaattcacttcagtttgttccGATTCAAATAGaacatgtttattttgcatgaagagcagaagtttatgcaaattgcaatttttcaagacgaTATTTAAAAGAAggggaaccaaataaaatattattttcagtggcagtagcgtttgtagatctgaaatacatCAAAATTTGACTAGATTCTGTCGAAGTAAATATTCtggcattttctgaaaattttcagaagtcataaatgcataaagatccgcagtctaatcataactaTCATAACAAGAGAATTTTTCTCAGCAtattcgggttctcgcacacctctaattaCAACATGTTTCCTTTTGCATAGCATTTGGATGGAAACGGTGTGCCATAAGGTCAGCCATCATCTTCCTTGGAGTGGCTGTAGGAGAGTCTGTGCCAAGATTCGACGTTGTAATGGCACTGATTGGAGGATCTCTAACAGGTCCATTAGTTTTTGTGCTTCCTCCATTGGTATATACAAGAATTATGGCCTTAAAAAGGAGGTCAATGCGCGTACCAACTCCGGAAGTATATTCTGGTTCCCAAAGACGTAGAAGCGTGGGAGGAGGCATTTCAACGGATCCAAGGGTCCATTCCAGATCAATATATTATGGTGTCCTAGGTGTGCCGAAGAATGAATACCATCGTTATTCGTACGTTTATTACGACGAGCTGGAAGATGAATACGACGAAATCGTGGATTATGAAGACGATGTTGTTGACACTGGGGAAACCAGTGAACAATATTTAATGACAACGAGGAACCA
This genomic stretch from Lasioglossum baleicum chromosome 4, iyLasBale1, whole genome shotgun sequence harbors:
- the Rpii215 gene encoding RNA polymerase II subunit RpII215, with amino-acid sequence MATSDSKAPLRTVKRVQFGILSPDEIRRMSVTDGGIRFPETMEGGRPKLGGLMDPRQGVIDRNSRCQTCAGNMTECPGHFGHIDLAKPVFHVGFITKTIKILRCVCFYCSKLLVSPHNPKIKEIVMKTKGQPRKRLTFVYDLCKSKNICEGGDEMDINKENPEQQPAERKPGHGGCGRYQPNLRRSGLDVTAEWKHVNEDSQEKKIALTAERAWEILKHITDEESFILGMDPKFARPDWMVVTVLPVPPLSVRPAVIMYGSAKNQDDLTHKLADIIKANNELIRNEQAGAAAHVISENIKMLQFHVATLVDNDMPGMPRAMQKSGKPLKAIKSRLKGKEGRIRGNLMGKRVDFSARTVITPDPNLRIDQVGVPRSIAQNLTFPEIVTPFNIDKMQELVRRGNSQYPGAKYIVRDNGERIDLRFHPKPSDLHLQCGYRVERHIRDGDLVIFNRQPTLHKMSMMGHRVKVLPWSTFRMNLSCTSPYNADFDGDEMNLHVPQSMETRAEVENIHVTPRQIITPQANKPVMGIVQDTLTAVRKMTKRDVFIEKEQMMNILMFLPSWDGKMPQPCILKPKPLWTGKQIFSLIIPGNVNMIRTHSTHPDEEDDGPYKWISPGDTKVMVEHGELVMGILCKKTLGTSAGSLLHICMLELGHEVCGRFYGNIQTVINNWLLLEGHSIGIGDTIADPQTYLEIQKAIKKAKEDVIEVIQKAHNMELEPSPGNTLRQTFENQVNRILNDARDKTGGSAKKSLTEYNNLKAMVVSGSKGSNINISQVIACVGQQNVEGKRIPFGFRKRTLPHFIKDDYGPESRGFVENSYLAGLTPSEFYFHAMGGREGLIDTAVKTAETGYIQRRLIKAMESVMVHYDGTVRNSVGQLIQLRYGEDGLCGETVEFQNLPTIKLSNKSFEKKFKFDPTNERYLRRIFSEEIVREMMGSGEVISELEREWEQLNKDRGVLREIFRSGESKVVLPCNLQRMIWNVQKIFHINKRAPTDLSPMKVIQGVKDLLEKCIIVAGDDRLSKQANENATLLFQCLVRSTLCTKCVSEEFRLSTEAFEWLIGEIETRFQQAQVSPGEMVGALAAQSLGEPATQMTLNTFHFAGVSSKNVTLGVPRLKEIINISKKPKAPSLTVFLIGAAARDAEKAKNVLCRLEHTTLRKVTANTAIYYDPDPQNTVIAEDQEFVNVYYEMPDFDPTKISPWLLRIELDRKRMTDKKLTMEQIAEKINAGFGDDLNCIFNDDNAEKLVLRIRIMNSDDKFTGDTEEETVDKMEDDMFLRCIEANMLSDMTLQGIEAIGKVYMHLPQTDSKKRIVITDTGEFKAIAEWLLETDGTSLMKVLSERDVDPVRTFSNDICEIFQVLGIEAVRKSVEKEMNAVLQFYGLYVNYRHLALLCDVMTAKGHLMAITRHGINRQDTGALMRCSFEETVDVLLDAASHAEVDPMRGVSENIIMGQLPRIGTGCFDLLLDAEKCKAGIEIPMAVGAGVMGTAGMFFGSVATPSMSPQMTPWMGATPGYGASSMSPALGSGMTPGGACFSPSGASDASGLSPAYSAYSPQPGSPGSPGPSMSPYPMSPAGGASPSYSPTSPAYLPTSPSMTPSSPNYSPTSPTYSPTSPNYSPTSPSYSPTSPSYSPTSPSYSPTSPSYSPTSPSYSPTSPSYSPTSPSYSPTSPSYSPTSPSYSPTSPSYSPTSPSYSPTSPSYSPTSPSYSPTSPSYSPTSPSYSPTSPSYSPSSPNYTPASPSYSPTSPSYSPSSPQYSPASPSYSPSSPKYSPTSPSYSPTSPSFAGTSPQYTPASPTYSPTSPTYSPTSPSYSPSSPQHTASGSTRYSPSSPNYSPTSPTYSPTSPQYSPSSTKYSPTSPTYTPTSPSYSPTSPTYSPPVPGYSPTSPTYSPASPAYETDD
- the Mah gene encoding solute carrier family member mahogany; protein product: MNRERLPLLLREANSNLSLLFATLCVIDIFGVFPIIALPRAIVECGLYGIPLVLVVFGLQIYTAVLLGKSWIIATTLNPQISRKSRHPLAAVTELTLGPRAKTLVTIILDLTVFCCSIPNLLVASQNLQLFGQKISGQQFDLSFCYWLLVVGVLLCPIMWLGSPRDMKLLAVFSCTAVVLTAVLIWSCIITDDRELNTLPVSTSPSWDKFISGYGMLAFQFDVHPTLMTVQVDMRRPQDINKAVLISFFVSGSLFAVTTSLVVWKYGGITAANVLQVIPGNFTMSAAILLASLQLCLSSALGHSALFQDLEDQWNIHPTFGWKRCAIRSAIIFLGVAVGESVPRFDVVMALIGGSLTGPLVFVLPPLVYTRIMALKRRSMRVPTPEVYSGSQRRRSVGGGISTDPRVHSRSIYYGVLGVPKNEYHRYSYVYYDELEDEYDEIVDYEDDVVDTGETSEQYLMTTRNHDGEPIFIDASCPYRMHRRVTSDQPIRKSILNCTVRRWHDWFGYLIVLFGIAVTISSTYINVKNTIRFVQFTPPCIVNVTAFQIRSST